One Nicotiana tomentosiformis chromosome 4, ASM39032v3, whole genome shotgun sequence genomic window carries:
- the LOC104118420 gene encoding protein BCCIP homolog, which translates to MARIASNNKVTHKVPNFRLPESNLLSSSGKRMVNHRLVDKSEDSGSSDDEESDGTVQADFEFFDPKPTDFHGVKILLQTYIDNKQWDLSGFVDVILGQPTVGTAVKIEKDEDDGIYSIVTALNLGRYKVRN; encoded by the exons ATGGCGCGGATTGCATCAAATAACAAGGTTACACACAAGGTTCCCAACTTCAGACTTCCAGAAAGTAATCTACTTAGCTCTTCAG GTAAAAGGATGGTAAATCACAGACTTGTAGACAAGAGCGAAGATTCTGGTTCTTCGGATGATGAAGAGTCTGAT GGCACTGTTCAAGCAGATTTTGAGTTCTTTGATCCTAAACCGACTGATTTCCATGGAGTGAAAATCCTGCTGCAGACCTACATTGATAATAAGCAATGGGATTTGAGTGGTTTTGTGGATGTAATACTCGGTCAACCCACAGTGGGGACTGCGGTTAAAATAGAGAAGGATGAAGATGATGGTATTTACTCCATTGTCACGGCTCTTAACTTGGGGAGATATAAGGTAAGAAACTAA
- the LOC104118421 gene encoding protein BCCIP homolog has product MPRKPARHCRSARCLPLSFSPFARSMARIASNNKVTHKVPNSRLPENNLPSSSGKRMVNHRLVDKSEDSGSSDDDESDGTVQADFEFFDPKPTDFHGVKILLQTYLDNKQWDLSGFVDVILGQPTVGTVVKIENDEDDGIYSIVTALNLGRYKDLECMADAKEFLLKACHQKDVYTKLRLFLGDQAKAVGLLVSQRVVNLPPQLLPPLYDALFDEVSWAIEDEPTEELRNSFCFKFYLVISKIYKHKNAVEQNGPSGDQTVVYIKAEDEIFLELSSWSFSFPLHTQLVRTDELKDYRLTGLVMAIDASKIPTFRQKLHSLIEEA; this is encoded by the exons ATGCCCCGGAAGCCAGCAAGACATTGCAGATCAGCACGATGTCTACCTCTCAGTTTCTCCCCATTTGCTCGTTCAATGGCGCGGATTGCATCAAATAACAAGGTTACACACAAGGTTCCCAACTCCAGACTTCCAGAAAATAATCTACCTAGCTCTTCAG GTAAAAGGATGGTAAATCACAGACTTGTAGACAAGAGCGAAGATTCTGGTTCTTCGGATGATGACGAGTCTGAT GGCACTGTTCAAGCAGATTTTGAGTTCTTTGATCCTAAACCGACTGATTTCCATGGAGTGAAAATCCTGCTGCAGACCTACCTTGATAATAAGCAATGGGATTTGAGTGGTTTTGTGGATGTAATACTCGGTCAACCCACAGTGGGGACTGTTGTTAAAATAGAGAATGATGAAGATGATGGTATTTACTCCATTGTCACGGCTCTTAACTTGGGGAGATATAAG GATTTAGAGTGCATGGCGGACGCTAAAGAGTTCCTGCTTAAAGCATGCCACCAGAAGGATGTTTACACTAAATTGAGGTTATTTCTCGGAGATCAAGCGAAAGCTGTTGGTCTCTTGGTCTCTCAGCGTGTTGTGAATCTTCCTCCCCAGCTTTTGCCACCCCTTTATGATGCACTTTTTGATGAAGTCTCTTGGGCTATAGAAGATGAG CCTACAGAGGAGCTCCGGAATTCTTTCTGCTTCAAGTTTTACCTGGTAATCAGTAAAATCTACAAG CATAAGAATGCGGTCGAGCAAAATGGGCCAAGTGGCGATCAAACTGTTGTATACATTAAGGCAGAAGACGAAATCTTTCTCGAG TTAAGCTCTTGGTCCTTCAGTTTTCCTTTGCATACACAGCTGGTTAGGACTGACGAG